The following proteins are co-located in the Macadamia integrifolia cultivar HAES 741 chromosome 3, SCU_Mint_v3, whole genome shotgun sequence genome:
- the LOC122074048 gene encoding 40S ribosomal protein S29-like: MGHTNVWNSHPKTYGPGSRTCRVCGNPHGLIRKYGLMCCRQCFRSNAKEIGFIKYR, encoded by the exons ATGGGGCACACGAATGTATGGAACTCCCATCCCAAGACCTACGGCCCTGGATCTCGTACCTG CCGAGTGTGCGGGAATCCTCATGGGTTGATCCGGAAGTATGGACTGATGTGTTGCAGGCAGTGCTTCCGCAGCAACGCCAAGGAAATTGGATTCATTAAG TACCGTTGA